GACCGGCTGCCCCGAGTTCAAAAATCCATTTATATCCCTTTTCTAATTCGGGCCTCTGTAGGGTTTCAAAACTTGCGACATCTTCGGTTTCAGTTTGTGTCATTGTTCTCCCACCATAGGTATTTCTATTAACAATGTTACATCAAATTGGCACAGAAAGCAAGCGGTTTTCAGATCAAATGGTATTTTCGCATTTTGTCAAGAAAACTAAGCCGATTTGCAACTAATATGACATTAGGGAACAATCGGCAACCTCTGAATTTTCGACTAAAATCCTAACTATCGAAAGGAACAATTGTGAAACATATCAGCAGATTTTTATTTAGTTTTCTCACTTTAGGCGTAATTCTTTCATGCGCGCAAACACCGCAGCGTATTGAATTGCACCCAGTATATGCTGTGCCGCGCGGCACTCCAGAAGGACCGGGGAAACCTCTCGTTACAGCCGAAGGTTTAGATACAGAAAAAGTCAAAGCCTCTACGGTTCGTGTGGTTTACGGAAAAGGGGATTCAACGATGATTAGTAGTGGCTTTTTCGTGGCAGATGACAAGATTGCCACGAACGTTCATGTTGTTGCAACTGCTGATCTTGCGTCGTTACACGTGAGAACCGATAACGGGGACTGTACAATTCAAGGTGTCACAGCATTTGATACCAAAAACGATCTCGTCATTCTACAAATATCTGGCACCGGTGTCCCATTTGTTATCGGCAACAGCGATGCAGTTAGACACGGTGAGACTGTTTTCTGTACAGGCTATATAGGTTATCCTGCTGATAGATTCAATATCATGGAGAACACTGTCCTTTCGGGGCGGCTTGGCAGTGTGTGGCTTCGGGTGACACCCGACATCTTTCCAGGGAACAGCGGTGGGCCTGTGCTGAATACCATGGGAGAAGTCATTGGAATTAATGTGGCTGGTAGCGGCCCTGTCGGTTATATCATTGAGTCAAATGCCCTCAAAGGGCTCCTAAAACAGTTCGGACCTGCAGAACCTTTAGCACAATGGCAGAAAAGGGACCCCGTACGTGCCTTTACCTACCTCGGTGAGGCATCCGATAAATTCTATGCTGCTGACTATGCCAGTGCGATAGGGGCAGTTGATAAATTTATTGCCTTAAACCCAACATCCCCAGGAATACACATGCAGTATGAAATTCGTGGGTACGCGAAAGCCCTCCTTGGGCAGGCTAAATTTGACAAAGATGCCCCAGGCGTAGCGCAACGGTACTATCGTGCAGCGATTGAAGACCTCGATAAAGCCATCGGCATTAACCCGGAGGATACTTCCGCGTATGCCAAGCGCGGCTCTGCGAAAACACTCTTTGGTCATTCTGAATTTATCAGGGATCACGTAGCAGAAGCGCAACAGTACTATCGTGCAGCGATTGAAGACTTTGATAAAGCCATTGGTATCCACCCAAAGTTTCCGTCATACGCGGAGCGTGGAGCGGTGAAGGTCGCCCTGGGCATTTCTGAAACCAACCAAGGACATACGACAGAAGCACAGCAGTCCTATTACGCGGCGATTGAAGACTTTGATAAAGCGACTGATTATGACCGGTATGATACTTATGCCTATATCATTCGGGGATATACGAGAATTTGCTTGGCGGATTTTGAATCTGATAAAGGGAATATGGAAGATGCTCGCAGCCTATACGAAGCAGCAATAACTGATTGTGATTCGGCTATCAAATTTGATATGGAGAATCCTTACGGCTACCACACGCGCGGTGTTGCGAAGGCTGCTCTTGATGATTACGTTCAGGCGATTGATGATTTCGATAAAACCGTCAGCCATAAGTCAGATTTTGCCAGAGCCTACTACAATCGTGCTGTCGCGAAGATGTTGCTTGGGGAAAAAAGAGAAGCGAAGGCGGATTTCAAAAAGGCGAAAGAACTTGACGCGAATATACGAAAATAATCTCCTATTTGCCAGTAAAAGTGAATTATGATAGAATGGCAGCACGTCAACTGATTCAGAGAGGAGACATGAAATGGCAATAGGATTAGGCGTTATTGGGATGAATCCCACGAATATGGGTTCAACTGCGACCCTGTTAAAAGATGTACCGGACTTGAAATATGAACTCCGCGGTATCTGTGCGAAGCGGGCAGATGTGCTTGAGAACTACGCTAACCAAATTGGCGTGGATTTCTGGACAACGGATTATCGAGAATTAGTGGAGCGTGACGATATTTCTGTTGTCGCGATCTATTCTCCCGACCACTTGCATGCCGAACACTGCGTCGCTGCGATTGAAGCCGGGAAACATGTCATCTGCACGAAACCGATGGTGACCCAATTAGCAGATGCACAGCAACTGGTGGATCTGGTGCGCGAACACAAGACTAAATTCCTTGTGGGGCAATCAATGCGGTTTGACCTTCAGTTTTTGACAATGAAACAGTTCCTTGACGATGGCGATTTAGGCGAGATTATGTTAGCAGATGCCTATTATGTCCACGACATGCGCGAAGTCTATGATTTCACGCCGTGGCGGCTCCATGAACCGCAAGATTTGATGTTCGGCGGTATTGTGCATCCTGTTGACCTATTGCGCTGTCTCCTCGGTGATGTAGATGAGGTGCACGCCTATGGGACGAAAGGCTTACTCACACCAGAATACCCTATAAAGAATAATTTCTTTCTCAACCTGAAGTTTAAGAGCGGGCAGATTGCGAGAGCGATGGGGCTTTACGATATCGTCCACCCGCCGATGCCGATGCAGCAGATCTCCATTTTCGGAAGTAAAGGGACGGTAATTGGGGACTTTACGGACAACAAAGAGGGACACGTCAAGTTGATGCTCGATAAAATGGCCACCAGAGAACCCTTTGAAGTGACCTGTCCTCCTGAGATAGACACAAGCGTTTACGGACACGGACAAACGGTTATCCGATACATGCGACATTTTCAGCAGTGTCTTGAAGAGGATTTAGAACCGTCTCCGAACGTCATTGATGGTGCAAAGTCTATCGCTGTCGGTGTAGCGGCGTGGGAATCTATTGAATCAGGGCGACCTGTAAAAGTATTCAACGAGTTTTAATAGTTGTCAGTTATCAGTTGTCAGTTAAAGAGGTTCCTGTGGCGGTTCCTGTTCTTGTTACCGCCACAAAGTCTAACCCATGACCATTCCGCCGATGACCGAAAAACCCCTAAATAGTTAACATCGTAGGTGTTTTTGCTTGGGGTCTTTTATAGGGTGTTTCTGCGGATTTCCCCCAGGTTGAACGGATTCCATAATCCTGTTCAGTATCTCTAAATTGATACTTACCAGACCGGGGATCATGAGTGAAAATAATTTTTTATTGACAATTTTCTTTGCATAATATATAATTTAGGCATGCCTAAATTAATTTCTTGGCATTTCTAATAATTATGGCACATAGTGCCTAAAACTAAGTAGGTAGGACACCTACATATAACCGCATCGTGATGACGATATGCTTTGCGTAGGTCAGGTGCGGATTGGAAAGACCCATGCTTACACATGCTGCAGAGGATTATCTCAAGTCGATTTACAAGTTACAAGAGAAAGGCGGTAAGGTTTCGACTGGCATTTTAGCAGAATACCTTGAAGTGAAACCCGCTTCCGCTACCGGGATGATCAAAAAATTGAAGACGATGAAACTGGTGCGTTATGAACGCTATAGAGGTGTGACGCTAACGGCTGCCGGAAAAGCAATTGCGCTTGAAATCATCAGGCATCATCGCTTATTGGAACTTTACCTATTCAAAGCCCTCGGCGTTCCATGGGATGGCGTTCACGAGGAAGCCGAAAAATTGGAGCACGTCATTTCGGAAGACGTAGAGGCACGGATGGACGAGTTTCTCGGTTATCCGACTGCCGACCCGCATGGTGCGCCGATACCGGATAAAAACGGTGTTGTGACACAGACAGCATCCATTCCGATGACAGACCTGCAGAACGGACAAAGTTGTGTCGTTGCTGAAGTGAGTGACAACGATTCGGCGTTGCTCCGACATCTCGGAAGCTTTAACCTTTATCCGGGTACGGCGTTTCGGGTGATTGAGGTTGCCCCCTTTGAAGGTCCATTTACTATTGATATTGCGGGACAACAGGTGGTTATTGGACGTGAAGTTGCGAAACATATTTTCGTGGATCAGGTGCAAGATCCAGATAATGTATAGGCGCGCTTTGAAAGCGCGTATATTATCGCTGAAAGGAATCGAAAAATGGAACAACAAGACCGGACTCGACCTGATGCTAAAACGATTAAGGTGTGGAAACACCATTTGCAAGATGAAATCGATGCCAGTTTCCTTTATGGCGTTTTCGCGAGCCTTGAATCAGATGACAAGCGAAAAGAGATATTAAGCGAGCTTGCGGAGGTAGAAAATCAACATGTAGTCCGTTGGCAGGAGATGCTGACGGCATACGACGTAAAAATCAAAAGGCAACAGCCAACATTGAAAGCACGGTTGATGGCGTGGTATGCTCGCCGATTTGGGAATGCGTTTCCGCTCTCGCAGATGCTGGGGGAGGAAGCGAGTGAAGTCAAAGACTATCTAACGCTTCATAGAAACAGCACACTCGCAGATGCCAGGGAAACGGCGCTTATTTTAGCCAAGGAATCCGCGCAACATACAGAGAGTTTGCAGGAACTTACCGGAACGATTGGTGAACCTTGGCACAAAACCGAATCTGGAGGCATGGTCGGCAATATTGTTTATGGGTTTAACGACGGTTTAACGGCGAATTTCGGGTTAGTTGCTGGCGTTATTGCTGCGACATCGGATATCTCGACAATCCTTGTGACAGGTATCGTCGGAACGGTCGCGGACTCGCTCTCTATGGGTGCTTCCGGGTACCTTGCGGCGAAGAGTGAACAAGAGGTCTATGAACACGAAATCGAGGTTGAAAGAGAGGAAATTCGCCTCATGCCCGACATTGAGGAAGATGAACTCGCCCTCATCTACGAAGCGCGCGGTCTTCCAAAAGAACAGGCGCGCGAACTCGCCCAGGAGGTAATGGAGGATCCAGAGAGAGCACTGGCGGAGAAAATCCAAACTGAACTTAAAATCGGGGAGGTCTATGCGACACCGATCAAAGAGGGATGGATTACAGGGCTCGCGACTGCTATCGGTGCTTTCATTCCTGTCGCGCCGTTCCTATTTACTGAGGGTATGCTCGCTATTTGGATCTCGTTCACACTTGCCATGATGTCACACTTTGCCGTCGGTGCCGCACGGAGTTTCTTCACAGGACGCGGGCTGTTTCGGAGTGGCATCGATATGTTTATTGTAGGACTCGGTGTTGCCGGCGTTGGCTACCTCGTCGGCGAATTATTAGAACACTTTTTCTTTGGGAATTAAAATTATGTACAGAATATATATAGCATTATGTTTAATAGTTATACTTGCCACAAGTACTGGATGTGATCCAAAAGCACCGCCTGATGCTTCTGTAGGGACAAAGTTTCGCATCGTCACGACAATAGGGATGATTACCGATATTACCAAAAACGTTGGTGGAGATCGGGTTGAAGTCGTAGGCTTGATGGGACCTGGTGTAGATCCGCATCTTTATAAGGCAAGTGCCGGTGATGTTGAGAAACTCGATTCAGCAAACCTCATTTTTTACAACGGGCTGCATCTTGAATCGAAAATGAGTGATATTCTCGCCAAGATGTCAGGAGATACCAAGACCGTTGCTCTAACAGGTGCTGTTGACCAAAGTCTACTATTAACACCACCGGAATTTGAGGGACAATATGACCCGCATTTGTGGTTCGATGTAACACTTTGGATGAAAGTCGTGGGAAAGGTTCGCGATGTTCTGAGTGAATT
The Candidatus Poribacteria bacterium genome window above contains:
- a CDS encoding Gfo/Idh/MocA family oxidoreductase, with the translated sequence MAIGLGVIGMNPTNMGSTATLLKDVPDLKYELRGICAKRADVLENYANQIGVDFWTTDYRELVERDDISVVAIYSPDHLHAEHCVAAIEAGKHVICTKPMVTQLADAQQLVDLVREHKTKFLVGQSMRFDLQFLTMKQFLDDGDLGEIMLADAYYVHDMREVYDFTPWRLHEPQDLMFGGIVHPVDLLRCLLGDVDEVHAYGTKGLLTPEYPIKNNFFLNLKFKSGQIARAMGLYDIVHPPMPMQQISIFGSKGTVIGDFTDNKEGHVKLMLDKMATREPFEVTCPPEIDTSVYGHGQTVIRYMRHFQQCLEEDLEPSPNVIDGAKSIAVGVAAWESIESGRPVKVFNEF
- a CDS encoding tetratricopeptide repeat-containing serine protease family protein: MKHISRFLFSFLTLGVILSCAQTPQRIELHPVYAVPRGTPEGPGKPLVTAEGLDTEKVKASTVRVVYGKGDSTMISSGFFVADDKIATNVHVVATADLASLHVRTDNGDCTIQGVTAFDTKNDLVILQISGTGVPFVIGNSDAVRHGETVFCTGYIGYPADRFNIMENTVLSGRLGSVWLRVTPDIFPGNSGGPVLNTMGEVIGINVAGSGPVGYIIESNALKGLLKQFGPAEPLAQWQKRDPVRAFTYLGEASDKFYAADYASAIGAVDKFIALNPTSPGIHMQYEIRGYAKALLGQAKFDKDAPGVAQRYYRAAIEDLDKAIGINPEDTSAYAKRGSAKTLFGHSEFIRDHVAEAQQYYRAAIEDFDKAIGIHPKFPSYAERGAVKVALGISETNQGHTTEAQQSYYAAIEDFDKATDYDRYDTYAYIIRGYTRICLADFESDKGNMEDARSLYEAAITDCDSAIKFDMENPYGYHTRGVAKAALDDYVQAIDDFDKTVSHKSDFARAYYNRAVAKMLLGEKREAKADFKKAKELDANIRK
- a CDS encoding VIT1/CCC1 transporter family protein, which encodes MEQQDRTRPDAKTIKVWKHHLQDEIDASFLYGVFASLESDDKRKEILSELAEVENQHVVRWQEMLTAYDVKIKRQQPTLKARLMAWYARRFGNAFPLSQMLGEEASEVKDYLTLHRNSTLADARETALILAKESAQHTESLQELTGTIGEPWHKTESGGMVGNIVYGFNDGLTANFGLVAGVIAATSDISTILVTGIVGTVADSLSMGASGYLAAKSEQEVYEHEIEVEREEIRLMPDIEEDELALIYEARGLPKEQARELAQEVMEDPERALAEKIQTELKIGEVYATPIKEGWITGLATAIGAFIPVAPFLFTEGMLAIWISFTLAMMSHFAVGAARSFFTGRGLFRSGIDMFIVGLGVAGVGYLVGELLEHFFFGN
- a CDS encoding metal-dependent transcriptional regulator encodes the protein MLTHAAEDYLKSIYKLQEKGGKVSTGILAEYLEVKPASATGMIKKLKTMKLVRYERYRGVTLTAAGKAIALEIIRHHRLLELYLFKALGVPWDGVHEEAEKLEHVISEDVEARMDEFLGYPTADPHGAPIPDKNGVVTQTASIPMTDLQNGQSCVVAEVSDNDSALLRHLGSFNLYPGTAFRVIEVAPFEGPFTIDIAGQQVVIGREVAKHIFVDQVQDPDNV